One Glycine max cultivar Williams 82 chromosome 6, Glycine_max_v4.0, whole genome shotgun sequence DNA segment encodes these proteins:
- the LOC100804931 gene encoding NAC domain-containing protein 100 isoform X1, translating into MQKEKEAIVKEGTTEIEMEGTRAKEETLPPGFRFHPTDEELVTCYLVNKISDSNFTGRAITDVDLNKCEPWELPGKAKMGEKEWYFFSLRDRKYPTGVRTNRATNAGYWKTTGKDKEIFNSETSELIGMKKTLVFYKGRAPRGEKSNWVMHEYRIHSKSSYRTNRQDEWVVCRVFKKSGNAKKYPSSNHARAVNPYSLEIEPNILPPLMMQLGDPGAHFLYGRNYMNSAELAELARVLRGGGSTSSVNLPIQSHLSYPTSSSTGGGFTISGLNLNLGGGGATATTQPILRPMQPSPAPVHTMAQVLDANSSMMTTSSLGAENVGYGAEMSNLNLHGNRYMGVDHCMDLDNYWPSY; encoded by the exons ATGCAA AAGGAAAAGGAAGCAATTGTCAAGGAGGGGACTACGGAAATAGAAATGGAAGGAACCCGTGCAAAAGAGGAAACCCTACCACCGGGATTTCGATTTCACCCTACCGATGAAGAACTTGTCACATGCTATCTGGTAAATAAGATATCGGATTCTAATTTTACAGGGAGAGCAATAACTGATGTAGATCTCAACAAATGTGAGCCATGGGAGCTGCCAG GGAAGGCAAAGATGGGAGAAAAAGAATGGTACTTCTTCAGTCTGAGAGACCGTAAATACCCAACGGGTGTGAGAACAAATCGAGCAACTAACGCCGGGTATTGGAAGACCACAGGGAAAGACAAGGAGATCTTCAACAGTGAAACATCGGAGTTGATTGGCATGAAGAAGACTTTAGTTTTCTACAAAGGCAGAGCTCCCAGAGGAGAAAAAAGCAACTGGGTCATGCATGAATATCGCATTCACTCAAAATCCAGCTATAGAACTAACAGG CAGGATGAATGGGTGGTGTGCCGGGTATTCAAGAAAAGTGGTAATGCGAAGAAGTACCCTTCTTCCAACCATGCAAGAGCAGTGAATCCATACAGCTTGGAAATAGAACCAAATATTTTGCCTCCGCTAATGATGCAACTGGGAGATCCTGGTGCTCATTTCCTTTATGGAAGAAACTACATGAACAGTGCTGAGTTAGCAGAACTTGCTAGGGTTTTGAGAGGGGGTGGATCAACCAGTAGTGTCAACCTGCCAATTCAATCCCACTTGAGCTACCCTACATCATCATCGACAGGAGGAGGATTCACCATTTCAGGGCTCAATTTGAACCTTGGAGGAGGAGGAGCAACAGCCACAACACAACCCATTTTAAGGCCAATGCAACCTTCTCCTGCTCCTGTTCATACGATGGCTCAAGTACTTGATGCCAATTCCAGCATGATGACAACCAGTTCTCTTGGTGCTGAGAATGTAGGTTATGGAGCAGAAATGAGTAACTTGAATTTGCATGGGAATAGGTATATGGGCGTCGATCACTGCATGGATCTAGACAACTATTGGCCTTCCTACTAA
- the LOC100804931 gene encoding NAC domain-containing protein 100 isoform X2 yields the protein MQKEKEAIVKEGTTEIEMEGTRAKEETLPPGFRFHPTDEELVTCYLVNKISDSNFTGRAITDVDLNKCEPWELPGKAKMGEKEWYFFSLRDRKYPTGVRTNRATNAGYWKTTGKDKEIFNSETSELIGMKKTLVFYKGRAPRGEKSNWVMHEYRIHSKSSYRTNRDEWVVCRVFKKSGNAKKYPSSNHARAVNPYSLEIEPNILPPLMMQLGDPGAHFLYGRNYMNSAELAELARVLRGGGSTSSVNLPIQSHLSYPTSSSTGGGFTISGLNLNLGGGGATATTQPILRPMQPSPAPVHTMAQVLDANSSMMTTSSLGAENVGYGAEMSNLNLHGNRYMGVDHCMDLDNYWPSY from the exons ATGCAA AAGGAAAAGGAAGCAATTGTCAAGGAGGGGACTACGGAAATAGAAATGGAAGGAACCCGTGCAAAAGAGGAAACCCTACCACCGGGATTTCGATTTCACCCTACCGATGAAGAACTTGTCACATGCTATCTGGTAAATAAGATATCGGATTCTAATTTTACAGGGAGAGCAATAACTGATGTAGATCTCAACAAATGTGAGCCATGGGAGCTGCCAG GGAAGGCAAAGATGGGAGAAAAAGAATGGTACTTCTTCAGTCTGAGAGACCGTAAATACCCAACGGGTGTGAGAACAAATCGAGCAACTAACGCCGGGTATTGGAAGACCACAGGGAAAGACAAGGAGATCTTCAACAGTGAAACATCGGAGTTGATTGGCATGAAGAAGACTTTAGTTTTCTACAAAGGCAGAGCTCCCAGAGGAGAAAAAAGCAACTGGGTCATGCATGAATATCGCATTCACTCAAAATCCAGCTATAGAACTAACAGG GATGAATGGGTGGTGTGCCGGGTATTCAAGAAAAGTGGTAATGCGAAGAAGTACCCTTCTTCCAACCATGCAAGAGCAGTGAATCCATACAGCTTGGAAATAGAACCAAATATTTTGCCTCCGCTAATGATGCAACTGGGAGATCCTGGTGCTCATTTCCTTTATGGAAGAAACTACATGAACAGTGCTGAGTTAGCAGAACTTGCTAGGGTTTTGAGAGGGGGTGGATCAACCAGTAGTGTCAACCTGCCAATTCAATCCCACTTGAGCTACCCTACATCATCATCGACAGGAGGAGGATTCACCATTTCAGGGCTCAATTTGAACCTTGGAGGAGGAGGAGCAACAGCCACAACACAACCCATTTTAAGGCCAATGCAACCTTCTCCTGCTCCTGTTCATACGATGGCTCAAGTACTTGATGCCAATTCCAGCATGATGACAACCAGTTCTCTTGGTGCTGAGAATGTAGGTTATGGAGCAGAAATGAGTAACTTGAATTTGCATGGGAATAGGTATATGGGCGTCGATCACTGCATGGATCTAGACAACTATTGGCCTTCCTACTAA
- the LOC100805471 gene encoding tRNA (guanine-N(7)-)-methyltransferase codes for MSKTEVNPTISKSTGLPRKRFYRARAHSNPLSDSHFPVPISPSHVDYSLHYPQLLPSSGQADTFKKIQFADVGCGFGGLLISLSTLFPETLMIGMELRDKVTEYVKERILSLRVANPGQYQNVSVVRTNSMKYIPNYFEKGTLSKMFFLFPDPHFKEKNHRRRVISPFLLDEYAYVLEVGGIIYTITDVEELGYWMKSCLENHRMFEALTDKELEADAVVKLLSSATEEGQKVARNGGQTFQAIFRRIVPSDQAS; via the coding sequence ATGTCTAAGACTGAGGTAAATCCAACTATCAGCAAGTCAACTGGATTGCCTCGAAAGCGCTTCTATCGAGCACGAGCACACAGCAATCCGCTGAGTGACTCTCACTTCCCTGTGCCAATTTCACCCAGCCATGTTGACTATTCCCTCCATTACCCTCAGTTATTGCCCTCGTCTGGTCAAGCTGATACTTTCAAAAAGATCCAGTTTGCTGATGTTGGTTGTGGTTTTGGAGGGCTGCTCATAAGTCTTTCCACTCTGTTCCCAGAAACATTGATGATTGGAATGGAACTTAGAGACAAAGTGACTGAGTACGTCAAGGAAcgaattttatctttaaggGTAGCAAATCCAGGTCAATACCAAAATGTTTCTGTGGTACGAACTAACTCCATGAAGTATATTCCCAATTACTTTGAGAAAGGAACGCTCTCAAAGATGTTTTTCTTGTTTCCTGATCCTCATTTTAAAGAGAAGAATCATCGCCGTAGGGTTATCAGTCCATTCTTGCTAGATGAGTATGCTTATGTTCTCGAGGTTGGTGGAATTATATACACAATAACAGACGTAGAAGAGCTTGGGTACTGGATGAAGTCTTGTCTGGAGAATCACCGCATGTTCGAAGCTTTGACTGATAAAGAACTTGAAGCAGATGCAGTTGTGAAGCTTTTAAGTTCTGCTACTGAAGAAGGCCAAAAGGTTGCTAGAAATGGGGGACAAACTTTCCAGGCTATATTCAGACGCATTGTACCATCGGATCAAGCATCCTAG
- the LOC100806006 gene encoding pentatricopeptide repeat-containing protein At2g20540 produces MGVRELENRFVTTLRNCPKIAELKKIHAHIVKLSLSQSNFLVTKMLDLCDNLSHVDYATMIFQQLENPNVFSYNAIIRTYTHNHKHPLAITVFNQMLTTKSASPDKFTFPFVIKSCAGLLCRRLGQQVHAHVCKFGPKTHAITENALIDMYTKCGDMSGAYQVYEEMTERDAVSWNSLISGHVRLGQMKSAREVFDEMPCRTIVSWTTMINGYARGGCYADALGIFREMQVVGIEPDEISVISVLPACAQLGALEVGKWIHKYSEKSGFLKNAGVFNALVEMYAKCGCIDEAWGLFNQMIEKDVISWSTMIGGLANHGKGYAAIRVFEDMQKAGVTPNGVTFVGVLSACAHAGLWNEGLRYFDVMRVDYHLEPQIEHYGCLVDLLGRSGQVEQALDTILKMPMQPDSRTWNSLLSSCRIHHNLEIAVVAMEQLLKLEPEESGNYVLLANIYAKLDKWEGVSNVRKLIRSKRIKKTPGCSLIEVNNLVQEFVSGDDSKPFSQEVFWILKGLTLHQIRTKDFIEFVEDAGQFYSKFI; encoded by the coding sequence ATGGGAGTAAGAGAGTTAGAAAACCGTTTCGTCACCACCCTGAGAAACTGTCCGAAGATTGCAGAACTGAAGAAGATTCACGCACACATCGTGAAGCTGTCACTGTCGCAGAGCAACTTCCTGGTCACCAAAATGTTGGATCTATGCGATAACTTGAGTCACGTGGATTATGCGACCATGATATTCCAACAACTAGAAAACCCCAACGTGTTCTCTTACAACGCAATAATCAGAACCTACACCCATAATCACAAGCATCCTCTGGCAATTACTGTGTTCAATCAAATGCTGACAACGAAATCAGCATCGCCAGACAAATTCACGTTCCCGTTTGTGATAAAGTCCTGTGCGGGTCTTCTTTGTCGTCGTCTAGGGCAGCAAGTTCACGCGCACGTGTGCAAATTCGGACCCAAGACGCATGCAATAACGGAGAACGCGCTGATTGACATGTACACGAAATGTGGCGATATGAGTGGTGCGTACCAAGTGTATGAGGAAATGACTGAGCGAGACGCGGTTTCTTGGAATAGTTTAATCTCGGGGCACGTGAGGTTGGGGCAGATGAAGAGTGCGAGGGAagtgtttgatgaaatgcctTGTAGGACTATTGTGTCTTGGACGACTATGATTAATGGGTATGCTAGAGGAGGGTGTTATGCTGATGCCTTGGGGATTTTTCGCGAGATGCAAGTGGTGGGTATTGAGCCTGATGAGATTAGTGTCATATCTGTTCTGCCGGCTTGTGCGCAGCTTGGGGCTCTGGAGGTTGGGAAGTGGATTCACAAGTACTCTGAGAAAAGTGGGTTTTTGAAGAATGCTGGTGTGTTTAATGCACTGGTTGAAATGTATGCTAAGTGTGGTTGCATTGATGAAGCGTGGGGTTTGTTTAATCAGATGATTGAGAAAGATGTGATTTCTTGGAGTACCATGATTGGGGGACTAGCTAATCATGGAAAAGGGTATGCGGCAATTCGAGTTTTTGAAGATATGCAGAAAGCAGGAGTGACTCCTAATGGAGTAACATTTGTTGGTGTTTTGTCAGCTTGTGCTCATGCAGGGTTGTGGAATGAGGGGTTGAGATATTTTGATGTTATGAGGGTGGATTATCATCTAGAGCCACAGATTGAGCATTATGGTTGCCTAGTTGATCTTCTAGGACGCTCGGGACAGGTTGAGCAGGCTCTGGACACAATATTGAAGATGCCGATGCAACCGGATTCAAGGACATGGAACTCTTTGTTGAGCTCTTGCAGGATTCATCACAATCTTGAGATTGCTGTTGTTGCTATGGAACAACTTTTAAAGCTTGAGCCTGAAGAATCTGGAAACTATGTTTTGCTTGCTAACATATATGCGAAACTTGACAAGTGGGAAGGTGTATCAAATGTTAGGAAACTAATAAGAAGCAAGAGGATAAAGAAAACCCCTGGGTGTAGCTTGATCGAGGTTAACAACTTGGTTCAAGAATTTGTATCGGGTGACGATtcaaagcccttttcacaagaAGTGTTTTGGATCCTAAAAGGGCTGACATTACACCAAATTAGAACCAAAGACTTCATAGAATTTGTCGAAGATGCAGGCCAATTTTATAgtaaatttatttag
- the LOC100782453 gene encoding serine/threonine-protein kinase AFC3 isoform X2 codes for MHYMHELRLIHTDLKPENILLVSSEYVKLPSYKRISSDEMQFRCLPKSSAIKLIDFGSTAYDNQNHSSIVSTRHYRAPEIILGLGWSYPCDLWSVGCILIELCSGEALFQTHENLEHLAMMERVLGPIPEHMICRSNKGAEKYFKRGSRLRWPEGAVSRESISAVKKLGHLKDIVSRNVDSSRSSLTELLHGLLTYDPTKRITARQALDHPFFRNPT; via the exons ATATGCATGAACTACGCCTAATCCACACTGACCTAAAGCCAGAAAATATACTTCTTGTTTCCTCTGAATATGTAAAGCTCCCTAGCTATaag AGAATTTCCTCAGATGAAATGCAATTCAGGTGCTTGCCCAAGTCTAGTGCTATTAAGCTGATTGATTTTGGTAGTACTGCATATGATAATCAGAATCATAGCTCCATTGTTTCTACAAGGCATTACAGAGCTCCCGAGATTATTCTAG GTCTAGGATGGTCATATCCATGTGATTTGTGGAGTGTTGGATGTATTCTCATCGAACTATGCTCG GGTGAAGCATTGTTTCAGACTCATGAAAACTTGGAGCACCTGGCAATGATGGAAAGAGTTTTGGGACCTATTCCAGAGCATATGATTTGCAGGTCTAA CAAGGGTgcagaaaaatatttcaagcGAGGATCGCGACTAAGATGGCCTGAAGGAGCTGTTTCAAGGGAGAGCATTAGTGCAGTGAAGAAGCTTGGTCATCTTAAG GATATTGTATCACGAAATGTGGACTCTTCAAGGTCCTCCTTGACTGAATTGTTACATGGCTTATTAACATATGATCCTACCAAACGCATTACAGCTCGCCAAGCCCTCGATCATCCCTTCTTTAGGAATCCTACTTAG